In Thermosinus carboxydivorans Nor1, the genomic stretch TTATCACCCTGCCGCTGGTGGCCCAGGCCATGAACATCTTTGGCCGCAAGCTGCGCCATGCCAGCCGGATTACGCAGGAGCGGGCCGCCGACATCACGTCGGTGCTGCAAGAGACCATTTCCGCTATCCGGGTTATCAAGTCGTTTGTCCGTGAAGACTACGAAATTGCCCGGTTCGAACGGGAAAACTACCACAATTTTCGGGCCAACATGAAAACCGCCCAGCTATCAGGCATGCTGACACCGGTGGTCGAGTTCCTGGCCGCCATTGGGGTAACGGTCATTATTTGGTACGGCGGCCGCGAAGTAATAAGCGGCGATTTGACGGCCGGCGCTCTGATCGCGTTCCTAATTTATGTAGTAAACATCTCGAACCCGGTAAAACGGCTCAGCCGCGTCTATGCCAACATCCAAAAGGCGCTGGCGGCCGCCCAGCGCATCTTCGACGTGCTGGACACCGAACCGGAAATTAAAGAAATGCCCGGCGCCGTGGAGTTGCCGCCGATTAAAGGGCATGTAGCCTTTCATAACGTGACGTTTGAATACACCAGTGGCGAGCCGGCGCTGATCAACGTATCCTTCACCGCCAAGCCCGGTCAGATGGTTGCCATTGTCGGGCCGAGCGGCGCCGGCAAGACAACAATCGCCAACCTTATTCCCCGGTTTTATGACCCCACGGCCGGGCATATCACAATTGACGGGACGGATATAAAAACGGTAACCCTGAAATCGCTGCGCGAGCAGATTGGCATCGTGCCGCAGGAGACCATTCTGTTCAACGGTACGGTCTACGAAAACATCCGCTACGGCCGCCTAGACGCCACCGAAGACGAAGTCATCGCCGCCGCCAAAGCGGCCAATGCCCACAGCTTTATCACCGCCATGCCGCACGGCTATGAAACCCAGATCGGCGAGCGAGGGGCCAAACTGTCCGGCGGCCAGCGGCAGCGGATCGCGATTGCCCGGGCCATTCTTAAGGACCCCCGGGTGCTCATCCTGGACGAGGCAACGTCGGCGCTGGATACCGAAAGCGAAAAACTCGTTCAGGAGGCGCTGGACAAGCTGATGGTCGGGCGGACCGCCTTTGTTATTGCCCACCGTTTGTCCACCATCCAACGGGCCGACCTTATTCTGGTCATGGACAAAGGCCGCATCGTCGAACGGGGGACCCATGACGAACTTATTGCTGCCGGCGGCTTGTACAGCAAGCTTTACCGGGTGCAGTTTGCGGAGTAACGATTTGAACCGCTAGTGTTCTTTGTGTCCTACTCCGAAAACTCTACACCTGTTTTCATTCTTTGTTGGTGTCGTGCTAACGACATGGGGGGTCTACCCTGAAAAATCGGTGACTTCAATTTGGAAAATATAGGGAACCACAGAGGACGCGGAGAGGATATTTT encodes the following:
- the msbA gene encoding lipid A export permease/ATP-binding protein MsbA, translating into MTLYLRLLNYVRPYWPRLAAALLCMVLAAASNLVVPWIIKDVIDKVLAAKDMVTLNLIAAGIVVLFFLRGVFYYGQTYLMSYIGQLVVNDIREKVYRHLQRLSLSYFERRQTGTIMSYITNDVAALQNALVQNVIDLVTEAMVLIGSMGAMFVLDWKLSLLTFITLPLVAQAMNIFGRKLRHASRITQERAADITSVLQETISAIRVIKSFVREDYEIARFERENYHNFRANMKTAQLSGMLTPVVEFLAAIGVTVIIWYGGREVISGDLTAGALIAFLIYVVNISNPVKRLSRVYANIQKALAAAQRIFDVLDTEPEIKEMPGAVELPPIKGHVAFHNVTFEYTSGEPALINVSFTAKPGQMVAIVGPSGAGKTTIANLIPRFYDPTAGHITIDGTDIKTVTLKSLREQIGIVPQETILFNGTVYENIRYGRLDATEDEVIAAAKAANAHSFITAMPHGYETQIGERGAKLSGGQRQRIAIARAILKDPRVLILDEATSALDTESEKLVQEALDKLMVGRTAFVIAHRLSTIQRADLILVMDKGRIVERGTHDELIAAGGLYSKLYRVQFAE